The following proteins are encoded in a genomic region of Streptococcus equi subsp. equi:
- the eqbC gene encoding 4'-phosphopantetheinyl transferase has product MVLVTSNTSEFMIKDLKNFLKEEEIEKLDAYKSEVAKINFAVSRSLLNKVFEMILGVPIENIVSFRDKHNKPYIENKSGVKFNISHTDGFVVIGFSKKELGIDIEKVNDGFAFEDILENCFTSREIKNIGSNIPMFYRYWTAKEAYLKYEGYGLIRNPKEIEVIYIDNQRIKIEDKVKRSNKDLIAFSISSKYFGAICI; this is encoded by the coding sequence ATGGTGTTAGTTACATCTAACACAAGTGAATTTATGATAAAAGATTTGAAAAATTTTTTGAAAGAAGAAGAAATTGAAAAACTTGATGCATATAAGTCGGAAGTTGCGAAAATAAATTTTGCAGTTTCAAGAAGTCTTTTAAACAAAGTCTTTGAAATGATATTAGGTGTTCCAATTGAAAATATAGTTTCTTTTAGAGATAAGCATAATAAACCATATATTGAAAATAAAAGTGGAGTGAAATTTAATATTTCACATACGGATGGATTTGTAGTAATTGGTTTTTCAAAGAAAGAGCTTGGAATAGACATTGAAAAAGTGAATGATGGCTTTGCGTTTGAAGATATACTTGAAAATTGCTTTACATCCAGAGAGATTAAGAATATAGGCAGTAATATACCAATGTTTTATAGATATTGGACAGCAAAAGAAGCCTACCTAAAATATGAAGGATATGGTCTTATAAGAAATCCGAAAGAAATAGAAGTTATTTATATCGACAATCAGAGAATAAAAATTGAAGATAAGGTAAAAAGGAGTAATAAAGATTTGATAGCATTCAGCATTTCATCGAAATATTTTGGAGCAATTTGCATATAG
- the eqbB gene encoding non-ribosomal peptide synthesis thioesterase type II — MGMWFEYVNKEMENTKASLFVFPFAGGGVSSFRRWGNQFKDINLFVAQYPGRENRFSEKAISNIEELVKGLFEDLKMTFDFNSPYYFFGHSMGTKIAYELALKIKENGLPNPNGIIISAGRAPCYKEPNPIYHLDDEGFIEGLRRYDGTPNEILDNKDLIGIFLPTLRADFIIDEDYQDTKGEKLNSKILGLMGDIDEEMELEELLKWQDYTTKEFSYRYINGKHMFVNTSPESVIKAIEEFVYSNENI, encoded by the coding sequence ATGGGAATGTGGTTCGAATACGTTAATAAAGAAATGGAAAACACGAAAGCTAGTTTATTTGTGTTTCCATTTGCAGGTGGTGGAGTATCATCATTCAGAAGATGGGGTAATCAATTTAAAGATATAAATCTCTTCGTTGCACAGTATCCAGGGAGAGAAAACAGGTTTTCTGAAAAAGCAATTAGCAACATAGAAGAACTTGTAAAAGGATTGTTTGAAGACTTAAAAATGACTTTTGATTTTAACTCACCTTATTATTTTTTCGGGCATAGTATGGGAACTAAGATTGCTTATGAATTGGCTCTGAAAATTAAAGAAAATGGGTTACCAAATCCGAATGGAATTATCATATCAGCTGGGCGAGCCCCTTGCTATAAGGAACCGAATCCGATTTATCATTTAGATGATGAAGGATTTATTGAAGGGTTAAGAAGATATGATGGTACTCCAAATGAGATATTAGACAATAAAGATTTGATTGGGATTTTTTTACCAACACTAAGAGCCGATTTTATTATCGATGAGGACTACCAGGATACAAAAGGGGAAAAATTGAATAGCAAGATTTTAGGTCTGATGGGTGATATTGATGAAGAAATGGAACTTGAAGAACTTTTAAAATGGCAAGATTATACGACGAAAGAATTCTCTTACAGATATATTAATGGCAAGCATATGTTTGTAAATACATCTCCTGAAAGTGTGATAAAAGCAATTGAAGAATTTGTTTATTCCAATGAAAATATATAG
- the eqbA gene encoding iron-dependent repressor protein, with product MNKIYHKEYVEQNYLENIYTLYLERDEVRNIDIVDKLGVARATVTHMLRNLEKKGYIKYGDDKIVRFTSKGRTLAVELYEKHIYLTQVFKHIGVDEKIAEIEACQIEHIISKDTFNKIKNILKTRYKRKNMQLIFKIVCSLFFDNYKRYIT from the coding sequence ATGAATAAAATATATCATAAGGAATATGTAGAACAAAATTATTTGGAAAATATTTATACTCTATACTTAGAGCGAGACGAAGTAAGAAATATAGATATAGTAGATAAACTTGGGGTTGCAAGAGCAACTGTAACACATATGTTGAGAAATCTTGAAAAAAAGGGTTACATTAAATATGGTGATGATAAAATTGTTAGATTTACATCAAAGGGAAGGACTTTAGCAGTCGAGTTATATGAAAAACATATCTATTTGACACAAGTTTTTAAACATATTGGTGTAGATGAGAAGATAGCTGAAATAGAAGCCTGTCAAATTGAACACATAATATCAAAGGATACTTTCAATAAAATTAAAAATATTTTGAAGACAAGATATAAGAGAAAGAACATGCAATTAATTTTTAAAATTGTATGTTCTTTATTTTTTGATAATTATAAAAGGTATATAACTTAG
- a CDS encoding conjugative transposon mobilization protein produces MANRTRNNGIYLMLSDDELEILNKKYELSGCKSLRQFIMKCILEKDIFVLDMKVFKEMSTNIGRITGSINQIAKRVNSTAVIYKDDINDLKKLLEKQGKDIYFLRKKLYELGNFGTSGTEEI; encoded by the coding sequence ATGGCAAACAGAACAAGAAATAATGGAATATACCTTATGCTTTCTGATGATGAACTTGAAATTTTGAATAAAAAATATGAACTGTCCGGTTGTAAAAGTTTAAGACAGTTTATTATGAAGTGCATCCTTGAAAAAGATATTTTTGTACTGGATATGAAAGTGTTTAAGGAGATGTCTACAAATATCGGAAGGATTACAGGTAGCATCAATCAGATTGCAAAAAGGGTAAATTCAACTGCTGTAATTTACAAAGATGACATCAATGATTTGAAAAAGCTCTTGGAAAAACAAGGAAAAGACATCTACTTTCTTCGTAAAAAGCTATATGAATTAGGGAATTTTGGAACAAGTGGTACGGAGGAAATCTAA
- a CDS encoding relaxase: MAVTKIHPIEKTLYLALDYIMNEDKTDEKILISSFGCNPKTAHLEFEHTKKECNSKAKILARHLIQAFAPGETTPEQAHQIGLDLCERVLRGKYEYVLTTHIDKGHLHNHILFNNVSFETGKAYQSNKRSYHQIRTVSDDLCRENGLSVIDENYKKFKNRYSTNGKTYMEYTEFKKGNSWKNKLQLTIDKAVLKSKTYEEFLKTMEDFGYEIKIGKYLSFRHKDKRDKGRFTRAKASTLGEDYTKERIKERIEDSNKQNIYVNQEYHYEKRSYKKPDTIVDMKNNEKVKSSKGYEVWAGKHNMKTMASALNEMRKSGINSYEELDLKLKKVASDRQQLLDHIKQIEKEMKSIYSVIENKNTISENQLTYDMYIKDKENKAFYEEYKSQIIAYETAMKSLKNSKLQTLSIKNLSDKYMLLEQEKTTLMGEYSSQNSMLRKLQQAKKNTDLYLDNSLEK; the protein is encoded by the coding sequence ATGGCAGTTACAAAAATTCATCCGATAGAAAAAACACTTTATCTAGCATTAGACTATATTATGAATGAAGATAAAACCGATGAAAAAATCCTTATCTCCTCTTTTGGCTGCAATCCCAAAACAGCCCATCTTGAATTTGAACATACAAAAAAAGAATGTAATTCCAAAGCAAAAATCTTGGCAAGGCATCTAATTCAAGCCTTCGCTCCAGGAGAAACTACACCTGAGCAGGCACACCAAATCGGACTGGATCTATGTGAGAGAGTCTTGAGGGGAAAGTATGAATATGTCCTTACAACACATATCGACAAGGGGCATCTACACAATCATATTCTGTTTAACAATGTCAGCTTTGAAACAGGAAAGGCATATCAAAGTAATAAGAGAAGTTATCATCAAATCCGAACGGTCAGTGATGATTTATGTAGAGAAAATGGCTTGTCAGTTATTGATGAAAACTACAAAAAATTTAAAAACAGATACTCTACAAATGGTAAAACCTATATGGAATATACCGAATTTAAGAAAGGAAACTCTTGGAAGAATAAACTACAACTTACTATTGATAAAGCTGTTTTAAAATCCAAAACTTACGAGGAATTTCTAAAGACAATGGAGGATTTCGGTTATGAAATCAAAATAGGAAAATACCTTTCCTTCCGACATAAAGATAAAAGAGATAAGGGAAGATTTACCAGAGCGAAAGCATCTACTTTAGGGGAAGATTATACAAAAGAGAGAATCAAGGAACGAATCGAAGATTCAAATAAGCAAAATATTTATGTTAATCAGGAATATCATTATGAAAAACGCTCCTACAAGAAACCGGATACTATTGTAGATATGAAAAACAATGAAAAGGTAAAATCATCTAAGGGATATGAAGTATGGGCAGGTAAACATAATATGAAAACTATGGCATCTGCCTTAAATGAAATGAGAAAATCAGGTATTAACTCCTACGAGGAATTAGATTTAAAATTAAAGAAAGTGGCATCAGATAGACAACAATTATTGGATCATATAAAGCAAATAGAAAAAGAAATGAAGTCCATTTATTCTGTAATAGAAAATAAAAATACGATTTCTGAAAATCAACTAACCTATGATATGTATATAAAAGATAAGGAAAACAAAGCCTTTTATGAAGAATATAAATCACAGATCATCGCCTATGAAACAGCTATGAAAAGTCTTAAAAATTCAAAGCTTCAAACATTGAGCATTAAAAATTTATCTGATAAATATATGCTTTTAGAACAAGAAAAAACTACACTTATGGGAGAATATTCCTCTCAAAACTCTATGCTTCGCAAGCTGCAACAAGCAAAGAAAAATACAGATTTATACCTTGATAACAGCCTTGAAAAATAA
- a CDS encoding conjugative transposon single-strand binding protein, which translates to MKLEKGDIVKTALSENTTVLDVKDNQAVLFSGTQFVLATGIKENKESGKFEWDNGRYANDLKSISDIQNNNFETMKETLSFLAEYNHSDFVKGILSLETGIENEDTLDAAYDNYMNDKIMGLVDEKFYHYIDENEIEAPDLESEIQDKNSVLSDEENVKEDNNTTSEKSNENKEKANTVNINGNIASDIDIKNLTSKDGRDFTVASFAVAENDKEGNVKYTNCLAYNDKVSSVENLKKGDFVHVFGKEKISQGKDGKEYTSLKVYSAKLLKAKEQSKTNQNAKDVKKPSALGKLKEYKEKAGEKSKEQVSVKKDKNIER; encoded by the coding sequence ATGAAATTAGAAAAAGGCGATATTGTAAAAACAGCATTAAGTGAAAACACAACAGTTTTGGATGTGAAAGATAATCAGGCGGTACTGTTTTCAGGTACTCAGTTTGTACTTGCAACAGGGATTAAAGAAAACAAGGAAAGCGGAAAATTTGAATGGGATAATGGGCGATATGCAAATGATTTAAAAAGCATTTCCGATATACAAAACAATAATTTTGAAACGATGAAAGAGACCTTATCTTTTTTAGCAGAGTATAATCATAGCGATTTTGTCAAAGGAATTCTGTCTCTTGAAACAGGAATAGAAAATGAGGATACTCTTGATGCTGCTTATGATAATTATATGAATGATAAAATTATGGGTTTGGTTGATGAAAAATTTTATCATTATATAGATGAAAATGAGATTGAAGCACCTGATTTAGAAAGCGAAATACAGGATAAGAATAGTGTTTTATCCGATGAGGAAAATGTAAAGGAGGACAATAATACTACGAGTGAGAAGTCAAATGAAAATAAGGAAAAAGCAAATACTGTAAATATCAATGGCAATATTGCTTCAGATATAGACATTAAAAATTTGACATCGAAAGATGGTAGAGATTTTACTGTTGCAAGTTTTGCAGTTGCTGAAAATGACAAGGAGGGAAATGTAAAATATACCAACTGTTTAGCCTATAACGATAAGGTAAGTAGTGTAGAAAATTTGAAAAAAGGAGATTTTGTTCATGTATTCGGAAAAGAAAAAATCAGTCAGGGAAAGGACGGAAAGGAATATACATCTCTTAAAGTTTATTCTGCAAAGCTGTTAAAAGCCAAAGAACAGAGCAAAACAAATCAAAATGCAAAGGATGTAAAGAAACCGTCAGCACTTGGCAAGTTAAAAGAGTATAAGGAAAAGGCAGGCGAAAAATCAAAGGAACAGGTCAGTGTCAAAAAAGATAAAAATATAGAGAGATAA
- a CDS encoding conjugative transposon single-strand binding protein, with the protein MEYHKNIRATDREMQKLFENEEYNYSVRYFEKIEENLFKTIIRTPENIEFPKSKTLSINTIKKLLETDVNINSMYIRDEFTKMKNKVYEFNQKKYPGYEDMDIKLTISTIKGIEDFDTLNDFYDSLKRKGYLEAIKESIKNIIDKELEENIQVKVQEVKI; encoded by the coding sequence TTGGAATATCACAAAAATATTAGAGCAACGGATAGAGAAATGCAGAAACTTTTTGAAAATGAGGAGTATAACTATTCCGTAAGATATTTTGAAAAAATAGAAGAAAACTTATTTAAAACGATAATTCGCACACCGGAGAATATAGAGTTTCCAAAATCCAAAACCTTGTCTATAAACACGATAAAAAAACTCTTAGAAACAGATGTAAATATTAACTCTATGTATATCAGAGATGAATTCACTAAAATGAAAAATAAGGTATACGAATTTAATCAAAAAAAATATCCGGGTTATGAGGATATGGATATAAAACTAACAATATCTACTATTAAGGGTATCGAGGATTTCGATACCCTTAATGATTTTTATGATAGTTTGAAAAGGAAGGGATATTTAGAAGCGATAAAAGAAAGTATTAAAAATATTATTGATAAAGAATTAGAAGAAAACATACAAGTAAAAGTACAGGAGGTAAAAATATGA